The Armatimonadota bacterium genome window below encodes:
- a CDS encoding acyl-CoA dehydrogenase family protein, whose protein sequence is MSETLIPGASFLCGTPARSFTPEDFSSDEKMMIDTAEQFCRAEIMPHLEAIDHQEEGLMPKLIAKAGELGLCGIDSPEAYGGLGLGKNVAARILEFMSLNGSMSVTYGITSGISQVGLSLFGTEEQKAKFLPALTSGESIGAYALSEPNAGSDALSATTTAVQKGDKWVLNGTKMWISNAKWADQFLVMAKINGTDFSAFIVPRDTPGLTIAREEHKMGLKGSSTARIVLEDAEIPLDHLLYEPGKGHHVAFNALNIGRFKLSSMSIGPARNAIELAAGYARDRKQFGKSLSEFGLIQKKLGQMAALFFVAESMIYRTGALIDEAFDLYGGTIDGNRKAAEEYAIECSACKVFSTEAEAWIIDEALQIFGGYGFTEEFPMARHYRDARVSRIYEGTNEINRVFLADRFQRKLKSGSLAPLVADSWIADLAIKALHMQLDGQIQIGAASDLILLAFAEQSARLRAHGTPGVSPGSETRRDAGDTLYTAALPYLNLKAAEAWQLLSEEPLTLPKVEKIDYATLADLVHHHNGPVRFN, encoded by the coding sequence ATGTCCGAAACCCTCATCCCCGGCGCCTCTTTTCTCTGCGGAACCCCTGCTCGGTCCTTCACGCCTGAAGACTTTAGCAGCGATGAGAAAATGATGATCGACACCGCCGAGCAGTTCTGCCGCGCGGAAATCATGCCTCATCTGGAGGCGATTGATCATCAAGAGGAGGGTCTGATGCCCAAGCTGATCGCAAAAGCCGGCGAGCTAGGTTTGTGCGGAATCGACTCACCCGAAGCATACGGTGGACTCGGGCTAGGCAAAAACGTCGCCGCGCGAATCCTCGAATTCATGAGCCTCAACGGCTCTATGTCCGTCACCTACGGCATCACCAGCGGAATCAGCCAGGTCGGGCTGTCGCTCTTTGGAACTGAGGAGCAGAAGGCGAAGTTTCTGCCTGCTTTGACGAGTGGCGAGTCCATCGGCGCCTACGCCCTCAGCGAGCCGAATGCTGGCTCTGATGCTCTTTCCGCAACCACAACCGCCGTCCAAAAAGGCGACAAGTGGGTGCTGAACGGCACCAAAATGTGGATCAGTAACGCCAAGTGGGCCGACCAGTTCTTGGTCATGGCGAAGATCAACGGGACCGACTTCTCCGCTTTCATCGTTCCGCGCGATACCCCCGGGCTGACCATCGCCCGCGAAGAACACAAGATGGGGCTCAAGGGGTCATCGACGGCGCGGATCGTGCTTGAGGACGCTGAGATCCCCCTGGATCACCTCCTCTACGAACCGGGCAAAGGACACCATGTCGCCTTCAACGCCCTCAACATCGGTCGCTTCAAACTCTCGTCGATGTCCATCGGCCCTGCCCGAAACGCCATCGAACTCGCCGCTGGCTACGCCCGAGATCGGAAGCAGTTCGGCAAGTCTCTTTCGGAGTTCGGCCTGATCCAGAAGAAGCTCGGCCAAATGGCCGCGCTCTTCTTCGTCGCCGAGTCCATGATCTACCGCACCGGAGCCCTCATCGACGAGGCGTTCGATCTGTACGGCGGAACCATTGACGGCAACCGAAAAGCCGCCGAGGAGTACGCCATCGAGTGCTCGGCCTGCAAGGTCTTCAGCACCGAGGCCGAAGCGTGGATTATCGACGAAGCCCTCCAAATCTTCGGCGGCTACGGCTTCACCGAGGAGTTCCCGATGGCGCGCCACTACCGCGACGCCCGCGTCAGCCGAATCTACGAAGGCACAAACGAGATCAACCGCGTCTTCCTCGCCGACCGCTTCCAGCGCAAGCTCAAGTCCGGCTCCCTGGCTCCGCTCGTCGCGGACTCCTGGATCGCCGACCTCGCGATCAAGGCCCTCCACATGCAGCTCGACGGTCAGATCCAGATTGGCGCGGCTTCCGATCTGATTCTGCTTGCCTTTGCGGAGCAATCCGCAAGACTGCGCGCCCACGGTACCCCCGGCGTCTCGCCGGGCTCCGAAACCCGGCGAGACGCCGGGGATACCCTCTACACCGCCGCCCTCCCGTACCTCAACCTCAAAGCCGCCGAAGCCTGGCAACTCCTCAGCGAGGAGCCGCTGACTTTGCCGAAGGTCGAGAAAATCGACTACGCAACTTTGGCGGACTTGGTCCACCACCACAACGGCCCGGTTCGGTTCAACTAG
- a CDS encoding PEP-CTERM sorting domain-containing protein → MKRNQSINVITRVRVAISVTLGVGLVLGVQGQTAVPTAFATSSPLAAAGGSSTANVFSSANRTVQFQIAASELSYFTVNTPLKAINFRATSQATPLFQADSFADWTLTFAQARNAVGSMSATFANNMLDPVVVRTGGLSLPANAYPGNAVAPAVNPWGFEIKFTTPYIYKGGDLVIMLSHTPSTSTSSIVLDSFSPPNAAGYGTKYQALSATSYNATTASNLGAAFPAMQIVPEPASMAAIGLGIAGLMRRRKRTA, encoded by the coding sequence ATGAAACGAAATCAATCAATCAATGTCATCACTCGTGTTCGAGTGGCAATCTCCGTAACCCTCGGGGTCGGGCTTGTTCTTGGAGTTCAAGGTCAAACCGCCGTTCCGACAGCATTCGCAACCTCATCTCCGCTCGCCGCCGCTGGTGGATCGTCTACAGCAAACGTTTTCTCTTCGGCAAATCGAACCGTACAGTTTCAGATTGCCGCCAGTGAGCTCAGCTATTTCACGGTGAACACTCCGCTAAAGGCGATCAACTTTCGAGCAACCTCACAGGCGACACCGTTGTTTCAGGCAGACTCGTTTGCGGATTGGACTTTGACATTTGCTCAGGCGAGAAACGCAGTCGGTTCTATGAGTGCGACATTTGCGAATAACATGTTGGATCCGGTTGTTGTCAGGACGGGCGGATTGTCGCTTCCGGCAAATGCTTACCCTGGCAATGCGGTCGCTCCAGCTGTGAATCCGTGGGGATTCGAGATCAAATTTACGACTCCTTACATTTACAAAGGCGGAGATCTGGTCATAATGCTCAGTCATACTCCTTCGACTTCGACGAGTAGTATCGTGCTTGATTCGTTCTCACCGCCGAATGCGGCCGGCTACGGTACGAAGTACCAAGCCCTTAGTGCAACGTCGTACAATGCGACGACGGCTTCTAACTTAGGTGCAGCATTCCCTGCGATGCAAATTGTTCCAGAGCCAGCTTCGATGGCGGCAATCGGCCTAGGAATTGCCGGTCTGATGCGCCGTCGCAAGCGAACTGCGTAA
- a CDS encoding zinc ribbon domain-containing protein, with protein sequence MHPLVGVSRRRVSEGRVSLELGFCPKCRRTLPEGAEFCAHCGWRNPEMIAKGKKLRLEGLVLMLVACLSCGGSCYSFEGGPLAYWAWYPLVGGAFGFGLIGVVKWLKGVSYFVGS encoded by the coding sequence GTGCATCCGCTTGTGGGAGTCTCGCGGCGGAGGGTTTCGGAGGGACGAGTGAGCTTGGAACTTGGATTTTGCCCGAAATGCCGTCGGACTCTTCCCGAGGGAGCAGAGTTCTGCGCACATTGCGGCTGGCGAAATCCTGAGATGATCGCTAAGGGGAAGAAGTTGCGGCTGGAGGGACTGGTCTTGATGTTGGTTGCTTGTCTCAGCTGCGGAGGGAGTTGCTACTCATTTGAAGGCGGTCCGCTTGCCTACTGGGCATGGTATCCACTGGTTGGTGGCGCGTTCGGATTCGGGCTTATTGGAGTTGTCAAGTGGCTCAAGGGAGTCAGCTATTTTGTGGGGTCTTGA
- a CDS encoding HupE/UreJ family protein, with protein MRWILIVASLLLSTLSLGHDLLVDTVRILDSGSERFISVGLHKSDPLAGRADSELRKRLKLTQAGVRVEVGKMVTVNQVKGDMLYWQARLVGTGSGEYALGGQLRPELPTILLVFRNGLLDKQTVYQQPTASKKPREESGFLSFFRLGVDHLLAGPDHILFVLSLVLVARRFKQIAKVVTAFTVAHCCTLALVVLKGVTLPSRIVEPLIALSIAVVAIQAFQKVTLRKGGGDEFPSNPPGSSDEEKPKDSQEAVLSRTERNEAVLVAFGFGLVHGFGFAGGLMDRGFDQSNIWSALLSFNLGLELAQLSIALLSCGAIWILSKRPSLQSRVIQIASGSFALIAAFWFVQRLLGS; from the coding sequence ATTCTCATCGTCGCAAGCTTGCTCCTCAGTACCCTCTCGCTTGGGCATGACTTGCTCGTCGATACCGTTCGGATTCTCGATTCCGGATCTGAACGGTTCATTTCAGTCGGATTGCATAAATCTGATCCACTAGCGGGGAGAGCAGATTCCGAACTTCGCAAGCGCCTCAAGTTGACCCAAGCCGGAGTCCGGGTCGAAGTAGGCAAGATGGTCACGGTCAACCAAGTTAAGGGCGACATGCTGTACTGGCAAGCACGCTTGGTCGGGACCGGTTCCGGCGAGTACGCGCTGGGTGGTCAACTCCGACCCGAGCTACCAACAATTCTGCTCGTGTTTCGCAATGGACTTCTTGACAAGCAGACCGTCTACCAGCAGCCAACCGCCTCGAAGAAGCCGAGAGAAGAGAGTGGCTTTCTCAGCTTCTTCCGGCTTGGCGTCGACCACCTCTTGGCGGGACCAGACCATATCTTGTTCGTCCTTTCGCTTGTCTTAGTCGCTCGGAGGTTCAAGCAGATTGCCAAGGTTGTGACTGCGTTCACCGTCGCTCACTGTTGCACGCTCGCGTTGGTGGTTCTCAAAGGAGTCACACTCCCTTCCCGCATCGTCGAACCGCTTATCGCTCTAAGCATCGCGGTTGTGGCAATCCAGGCATTTCAGAAAGTGACCTTACGGAAAGGTGGAGGCGATGAGTTTCCTTCGAACCCGCCGGGAAGCTCTGACGAAGAAAAACCTAAAGACTCGCAGGAAGCTGTTTTAAGTCGGACCGAGCGAAACGAGGCTGTTCTCGTGGCTTTTGGCTTCGGTCTGGTTCACGGCTTTGGCTTTGCTGGTGGACTGATGGATCGAGGGTTTGACCAGTCGAACATCTGGTCAGCGCTTCTCAGTTTCAATCTCGGCCTTGAGCTAGCTCAGCTTTCAATCGCGTTACTCAGCTGTGGCGCGATCTGGATATTGTCGAAACGGCCGTCGTTGCAATCCCGCGTCATCCAAATCGCGAGCGGGAGTTTTGCTTTGATCGCCGCCTTCTGGTTTGTCCAACGACTCCTTGGTTCTTAA